From the Prunus dulcis chromosome 4, ALMONDv2, whole genome shotgun sequence genome, one window contains:
- the LOC117625659 gene encoding anthranilate N-methyltransferase-like: MASSLERKSHPKINHAEPEDEITKEEEDESFCYAIQLVGSSVLSMSLQSAIELGVFDIIEREGPGAKLSSSEIAAKIGTKKPEAPMMVDRILRLLTSHSVLNCSSVAANGGSDFQRVYSLGPVSKYFVNDEEGGSLGPVLTLIQDKVFMKSWTVLAWIILMDCLGLSWLGLSWITLIRRLVYTWHCLKLLKNCYKAIPDNGKVIVVEALLPAMPDTSTAVKSTSQCDVLMMTQVQGGKERSEQELMALATGAGFSGIRYECFVCNIWVIEFFK, from the exons ATGGCTTCTTCATTGGAGAGAAAAAGCCATCCCAAAATAAATCATGCTGAGCCTGAGGATGAAATTacaaaggaagaggaagatgaaagCTTCTGCTATGCCATCCAGCTGGTGGGTTCTTCTGTGCTGTCCATGTCTCTGCAATCAGCAATTGAGCTTGGCGTTTTTGACATCATAGAAAGAGAGGGCCCAGGAGCCAAGCTCTCTTCGTCTGAGATCGCAGCCAAGATTGGCACCAAGAAACCTGAGGCACCCATGATGGTGGATAGAATCCTCAGGCTCCTCACCAGCCACTCTGTTCTTAATTGCTCGTCTGTTGCTGCTAATGGTGGGTCTGATTTTCAGAGGGTCTACAGCCTTGGCCCCGTGTCTAAGTACTTTGTGAATGATGAAGAAGGTGGTTCTTTGGGCCCCGTGTTGACATTGATTCAAGACAAGGTCTTCATGAAAAGCTG GACTGTCTTGGCATGGATTATACTTATGGACTGTCTTGGCCTGTCTTGGCTTGGTCTAAGTTGGATAACACTTATCCGGCGTTTGGTGTATACTTGG caCTGCCTAAAGCTGTTGAAGAATTGTTACAAAGCTATTCCAGACAATGGAAAAGTGATTGTTGTGGAAGCACTACTTCCAGCTATGCCAGATACTAGCACTGCTGTGAAAAGCACTTCCCAGTGTGATGTGTTAATGATGACTCAAGTTCAGGGAGGGAAGGAGAGGAGTGAACAAGAACTCATGGCCCTGGCAACTGGTGCTGGATTTAGTGGCATCAGATATGAATGTTTTGTCTGTAACATTTGGGTTATAGAGTTCTTTAAGTAA
- the LOC117625687 gene encoding caffeic acid 3-O-methyltransferase-like yields the protein MASSLERKSHPKINHVETEDEITKDEEEESICYAMQLVSSSALFISLQSAIELGVFDIIAREGPGAKLSSSEIAAKIGTKNSEAPMMMDRILRLLTSHSVLHCSLVAANEDENGASDFQRVYSLGPVSKYFVNDEEGGSLVPLMALAQDKVVAGCWSQLKDAVVEGGIPFNRVHGMEAFEFLGLDPRFNQVFNTAMFNHTAIVIKKLLHIYKGLEDKNLTQLVDVGGGLGVTLNLITSRYQHIKGINFDLPHVVNHAPSYPGVEHVGGDMFASVPSGDAIFMKWILHDWSDEHCLKLLKNCYKAIPDNGKVIVVEELLPAMPDTSTAVKSTFQLDVIMMTQFPGGKERSEQELMALATGAGFSGIRYECFVCNFWVMEFFK from the exons ATGGCTTCTTCATTGGAGAGGAAAAGCCATCCCAAAATAAATCATGTTGAGACTGAGGATGAAATTACGAaggatgaggaagaagaaagcatATGCTATGCCATGCAATTGGTGAGTTCTTCTGCGCTGTTCATATCTCTGCAATCAGCAATTGAGCTTGGCGTTTTTGACATCATAGCCAGAGAGGGTCCAGGCGCCAAGCTCTCTTCGTCTGAGATTGCAGCCAAGATTGGCACCAAGAATTCTGAGGCACCCATGATGATGGATAGGATCCTCAGGCTCCTCACCAGCCACTCTGTTCTCCATTGCTCTCTTGTTGCTGCTAATGAGGATGAAAATGGTGCGTCTGATTTTCAGAGGGTCTATAGCCTTGGCCCCGTATCCAAGTACTTTGTGAATGATGAAGAAGGTGGTTCTTTGGTCCCCTTGATGGCATTGGCTCAAGACAAGGTCGTCGCGGGATGCTG GTCTCAACTGAAAGATGCAGTTGTTGAAGGAGGAATTCCATTTAACAGGGTCCATGGCATGGAAGCTTTTGAGTTTCTAGGTTTGGACCCCAGGTTTAATCAAGTGTTCAACACAGCAATGTTTAACCACACCGCCATTGTCATCAAGAAACTTCTTCATATCTACAAGGGTCTTGAAGACAAGAACCTCACACAACTTGTTGATGTTGGGGGTGGTTTGGGAGTGACCCTTAATCTGATCACATCTAGATATCAACATATAAAGGGTATCAATTTCGACTTGCCCCATGTCGTAAATCATGCCCCTTCCTATCCTG gtGTGGAACATGTTGGAGGAGACATGTTTGCTAGTGTTCCAAGTGGGGATGCCATTTTTATGAAg TGGATACTTCATGATTGGAGCGATGAGCACTGCCTCAAGCTGTTGAAGAATTGTTACAAAGCGATTCCAGACAATGGAAAAGTGATTGTTGTGGAAGAACTACTTCCAGCTATGCCAGATACTAGCACTGCTGTGAAAAGCACTTTCCAACTTGATGTGATTATGATGACTCAATTTCCGGGAGGGAAGGAGAGGAGTGAACAAGAACTCATGGCCCTGGCAACTGGTGCTGGATTTAGTGGCATCAGATATGAATGTTTTGTCTGTAACTTTTGGGTTATGGAGTTCTTTAAGTAA